The Phoenix dactylifera cultivar Barhee BC4 chromosome 12, palm_55x_up_171113_PBpolish2nd_filt_p, whole genome shotgun sequence genome includes the window tttcttctttttttttttcatccctCTGTGTAAATCAGCCGAAGAACACCGTGCATCGATGGGGGTGAAGACTCGTATTGACTATGATGTGATGTTTTTTTGTAGCTGGAAAGGTCGGCTTTTCTCATGCCCAATGAATGAAACTGCTCAAGCAGTTTAATTAGAGCTGTTTCATTCTCTCATGGGTTTGAAAACTTGAGGAAGGAAGAGACCCAATTGATAGGAGGGATGGGGCGCGCAGCAATAAAGGCGAACCACCTAGGCTTGTGTTGGGCTTTACCGTGAAATCAAATAATAACGGTCTAATTTCTCAGTGTTCTATAATCTAAATGTGACGGTTGTGGATAACACACGATTTGTTTGGTGGGTGTCCATTTACTACTCAAGATGTCatgttatattatttttttcttaacaaaTTAATATATAAGGGCAGGTTTAATTCATTATTCTACGAGTTTTGATTTTATAAAATTGtcgaatttatttatttatttattattattactactagtactattattattattattatttgggtACATTTGGGGGTCAGTAGACTTCAGTATTAAAAAGTTTAATAACAGCATTTTCCAACGTCAAAGAAACAGGTTTCAGCTTTCCTAACGCTGCGGGGAGGGGAGTATTCCTTTTTCCGGTTAAGCTTTCTAACACCGTGGGGAGGGGAGttttccatattttttttttcccttttccccCACTCCCCACACCCGTCCTTCCATATTTTTCTAGAGCACGTGCATGGCTGTCTAACAACCAGTCCACCCATGGACCGTCCGTTTCGTGGTGTCCGTACGAAGAAGAATATTGTAGCGTGACCGAAAACCGTGACCCCCGCGTGACCCGTGCGCCCTCAGCCTCATAGAGCCACTCGTCCAGCCCTCTAAGCGTCCATATTCGTAGAGTTCAGTATGCCGGTCACAAAACCGTACTGTTAGGCCAGAGTTTGTTGCGGCTCCTCCACGTGCTCTCTCCTCACTCACTCCAATTTCGGGTAGTGCCACCCCTTCCAACCTTCTCACCTAATTTCAATTTGTACgacttaaataaaaatattttaatcattaTGTCACAAATGTAGCTCataattctttttccttctcaacCACCCAAATTTAACTTTCCCGGGAGGACTTGGGGCTCCAAATGGAAACCATATCGCACACGTAGCGACTATTTTGGCCTTCGTTTCATCCCTCGAATTCTAATCGAGCTCAGGAAGCTCGGGTTGAGTTCGTCTTTCCGTCCAGGATAAACGCATTACAACTCCCTCTCTCATCAGTGGAAGCCAAATGCCTACTACTTCCCATACAAACTATTTACTTAAACCAGCTCCTTCAGCCCGTCCATCGTTTGCTTATCCACATGGTACATCTACTCTCCTTTTTTCTACTTTTTTTGTCCAACTCATATATGTTATATATGGATCCAACTATGCGTACAGGCTTTtacattattatttttcttctccccttctaTTCCTCCTCCTCATTTTTCAAACCTAACGGTCTCCTTACCTCTCCGGATTTTCTTCTGCTCTGCTTGTCTCGTCGTTCCAGGAAGACTATTCTCTCTGCTATCATCTCTTGGTCCCAGTCCAAGCCTCAGCTCCCTCCACCAATCCGCTCTACCTTTCTCCCTGCTTATATCCCCGCCGCCATTTTCCcgctgttctctctctctctctctctctctctctctctctctctctctcttcatttttagtttttatgtttgctcatgcttttcttctcgaAAAGATTTCGAGGAGTTGCCGCCTGGTCTGCAAGCTTCTGGGTGCGTTTTCTATTTCACCGAGTTCAATTTACTTTTGGCGCAGGAAACCTTTTATGCTTGTTTGTTTGgagctcttttttcttttgtcagATCCGGTTCCTTTCTGCATCTAAAAGTTCCTAAATGTGGAAGAATTCGAACTTATAATTGCTACGGTGTTATAAGGTCGTACTTGTGCTCGATTTGCTGTCGGAATTAAACCAGATAGACATCTACACTATGACCGATTTGTGGCATCTGAAGTTTTATAGGACTTCGGAAGAAAAGTTTATCTATATGTCTGCTTAAATCACTTTGGATAGCTCTTCATTCTCGAGAAGGTGGCCATGGAGGGCTTGCTGGTTGGGTTGCATGAGGTTCATACGTTCTCTGCAAGATGCTTAAAATATTCGCTACATGTTGCACTAATACAAAAACCGGATGATTGATGGAtggatttctttcttctttttttttttgtatttctaTTTTAAACTGCAAGACATGTTCCTGATTGTTCTTGGTGATCTCATCTCATAATGTTCGAGATAATAAGGGAGGCTAATTAGAAAGCCACCACCTGGcttttattaatgataaaaagcTATTTACATTCAGGAGTAGGTTACACGAAAAATTACGTAgttatcttttcctttttctttcttatttttttgagaataaCAGTGATGGTGTATTCAATTATTTCATAGAAATGACAGAAGAATCACCAATGTCGAAACCCTGGGAAACACCTCCCATGATCCAATCAGAACTCTTGTCTCTTGTTCGCTTGTTTTACTCTCCGCCGATCAATAATAGCAGTATCTTTTGCAGGTCCGAATGACATGTAAATATTCGAATCTTGAATGTGAGGCAGCACAACCATAATTTGCTTCAAGCAACAGTACTTAACTTGTCGGTTTGCTTGGGGAGTTACGTTGCATTTCACTGGAGAAAACTATGCTATATAGCAATTTCAAATCTGTTGATATCTGTGGCTTGAGTTTGATCGCGGTGCTGTCAACCATACATATCGTTTGAGTACTAATAAGTTGTAGTTTGGGGAGATGCAAGACGCAGAGAAGATTGCTGCGGCTAGACCTGTGGCTTCTAGACCTTATAATTCCAATCTCAGGTCCTTCTCAGAGCTCCTTGCTGATGCCATGAATGCTTCTCCTGCGACTTCATTTGCTGAGGCAACGGTCGCCATCAGGCCAAAGACTCTGAGATTTAAACCCCCACCAAACGCTGCCCCAGCTGAAGTTTCATCCCTGGTGAGACATAAGGATGTCAATTAAATAAAATTGGTTGTTAGCTTGCTCCTTTATGTATGGTCCATCTGTTATCATTGTTTTATTTGGCCTCTTTCATCAATTAATAATACAATCGCAGGATAATATATCTGAATCAGATGCGTTCAACTTATCTGATAAGTCATCCACTAAGATTTCAAAAGCAGATTATAAGACAAGGGTCTTATGCAAACCTGCAGCAAGAGTTGTTTCGAGGACCACCGCTTCTCGCTTGGCAAATCTGGTCAGTATGTCCTCTTTTATGTGCTCTCTTTGCAGAAGTATTGCGCCGATCAGTTGGTTCGAATGAATACAATTATAGGTCGTGATTTCAGACTCTTTTACAAACAGTTCACTTTGAAATATCTAGTTCACAGGCATCCTGTATGTCTCTTATAATGAAATTTCCGATAATTTACTTCCTACTAAGAAAGTGGTGCCTTATTATTCTTCcagatttgatgatcatttgaACTTTACTTGAGGAGAcatgaaatggatgatctttcatacataagaactacaatgtgTGATGCTGTTATCGGAACATAAAACATTCGGTATCTTTGTTTTTTCCAGGGAAACTTTGATGCCAGTCATAAAAAAACAGCCATGGGTGTGGAAGCCCCAGTTCATGTTCTGGAGCAAGAAAAACACCAATTCCAGTACAAGCCTACTCTCAACTGTCAACAGAATTCATCTCCACCCATGGCTAAGAACCAATTTTACGAGCCTTCAAATTCTGTGCCTCCGAACACACAACAGGATCCAAGAACTCAACAACCAGCAGCCGGTGGAGATCGACCTTCTTTCGATGGTTATAACTGGAGAAAGTATGGGCAAAAGCAAGTGAAAGGAAGCGAATGCCCACGAAGTTACTACAAATGTACGCATCCAAATTGTCCTGTAAAGAAGAAGGTTGAGAGATCGCTCGACGGCCAAATAGTTGAAATTGTCTACAAGGGCGAACACAATCATCCTAAGCCTCAGCCCCCCAAGCGACTCTCATCGGGGTCGCAAGGCCAAACCGTTGTTTCCGAAGGCCATGGGAGAGAGAGCGGCAATCCATTGTGGAAACGCCATCTTGTTGGGGGGAATGTATCTGATGGACAAGTTGAGAACGGCAACGAAATAAGTCTTCCAGACACAACCTCTCGTCTTGGGCTGGCTCATTTTTCTCACGACCTACCTTTAGCTACATCATACAATAGCGTTGCCAAGAATCCTGACACCATTGGTGGACTTAGTGGGGCCTCCGAGGTTGGAAACGCCACAGCAAGCTTAGATAATGACAAGCCAAATTATAAGAGAAGGTATGTCGTGTATTGCTCTACAAGTTTCATATGTATAATTTTTGAGTTACCAACTTCTATACGCTTGTTCTCAACAATTACCaccacagaaaaaaaaagaaaaaaggtaaaaaaaaagaaaaaaagaaaaagaaaagaagtttaTTGGCTTGATAAGAATGCCTTGAAGCATGCAACAATATTGATGTCTAAGAGGATATATAGTCATATCTCTCCATGTGTATGGTTCTAGTGACACTGTCCCTTCAGATGAAGAGAGCCAGTGCAATTTCCATCATGTTTTTTAaataggaaataaaatccaCCATGTTTCAATCGATGCTTACAAAATCAATCGGTGCATAATGACTGATCGTCGAAGTAACAAATAAGTTGGCTCTTCGTAACATGCAAAACTATTATCCAGAAAACACATCTCATAAATTTTACAACATAGTACATATGAACAAGCACATTCAGAATTTCATGTGAGTATAGAAATTATCCCATGCCTAACAAGCTCTCTCATCACAGGAAGAATGAGGATCAAGTTGGTGGAGCAGGTACCATAACGGAAGGTGTTGCAGAGCCTCATTCTGCGACGCAGACTTCAGTAGAATCAGATGTCTCAGGAGATGGATTTCATTGGCGAAAATATGGACAGAAAGTAGTGAAGGGAAATTTATATCCGAGGTAAATACTTGATGTTTCTTTCATTAAACCAGCAGTCAAGAGAGCAGAGACTGGAGAATTTACTACCAGCACGGTGAAGGCTATAACACGAGCATATGTATATGTTTAATTATGTCTACATACAAGCATGCATACATGTGTGtacatataaatatttatgtatatatgtgtatgtgcatgtaatgtgtgtatatattgtgcatggTTTATTgcgtatatatatctatatatatatgtatacctaTATGTATAGAGTTGCTCTTGATCATCTAATGGTTTATTGTAACACCAACCACAAGATCTGCTGATGAATCGAATTTCTTTCTTGCAGAAGTTACTACAGATGCACCACTCCCAACTGTAACGTGCGCAAGTATGTTGAGAAGGCATCAGATGATTCAGGATCTTTCGTCACAACATATGAGGGAAAACACAATCACACGATGCCAGCTAAAAAGACGAACCTAGCTGCTTCTGACCCTGATGCAGTAGGCCTAAACAACTCCAGGCATAATTTGAACACCTGAAACAAGGGTGGGAAAGCATGGTTTGAAATTTATCTGATGATCTACCTGACAAGCTGTGATGTTTCTTTTCAGAATCAAGCAATCTCCAACCTGGAAACGAATTTGATGGTCAAAGAGTTTTAGTTATGTTCCGAGAGGCTCCGCATGGTCGCAGCATTGGTGCTCATGGTTATCTTGatctttatttttctatagTATTCGGTACAGCTGATGGAGACCACTTGGTAGATTCATGTTACTGAAGCTTATAATACTCTGAAGTTCTTTCATTCAGAAATGCTATGAATCTCATCAAGGGTTTGCCTTTTATTTCTCATGAAAATTGTATTTTAATGGCTATTCAAAAGGCTCTGCCTTTTCAACTAATGGCTTGTAGTACTCCCAAAGTTTGAATGTCCATTAAGAATTGATCCACAAATGTATCCAAAGTTTTGCCTTCTCTTTCTCATGGCAACTGCATTTTGttgctttttattgatttaggATGTCAAGGAAGTTGTTAACGCTGCAGGTTGAATTTTCTATCCTCTGTTTTCAGTATTATGGGGCAGAGTCATCATCTGAGAGCGCATTCTACTTGAACTAAAACAGTCCTTTTACATGTACCGATTTATAAATGTTATGATAGGTGAGTAAAAGTCATCCTGGTCATTGattgtttattcttttttttttttttgacattaaGCATTGATTTCCCATAAATGATGCTTATAAAATGGcaatttctgcatgcttgtaGATGGCCATTTGTTTTCACATGTTGCCCATAGGACTTTCAATACTGATGCAaagtatgtattttttttttcaattatagTCAACGCAAGAACTCAAGATTCTTGTACAAGGGAAGAAGCAAGTTTAACAACAAATTTATGAACCCTTCACTCTTTTTGGAGGACCAGAAGGCTGAAGTTAAAAGGCTTAGAAGACATTTACATTGGTAGAATTAACGTTTGCTACTTCAGTTTTGCTTTGTCTCCCCTTGGTTGCAGCCTTTTCTGTAGAAGCCTGGGAGGTTGATCTGATTCAATGCAGCACCAGGTACACCTCCTAGAGAACACTAAATAGGTAGGTATACCTAATGTTTCGGCTCACAAGATTCTGTCCTGCCCAGGGGTTAAAAGACCCCCTAAAtctaaaagcatcataaaagcTTTAGGAATCTTTTTCTAAGCATTTAAGGGCTTCATGAATGACTGTCTTACACGTTGATGTATAAGACCATGAGTGAGGTCTGTATCAAGGAGAACGAAGAAAACAAGCCACAACTCAAATTCAGCTACCGCAATAAATACTGGCAGATTTTTCGTGCCTCCCATGATTCTAGAATCATTCAAGCAAGTGACAACTTAAGTCCAGCTACCGCAATAAATACTGTCAGATTTTTGCGATTTCCATGATTCTAGGatcagttttttatttttgtaaatatTACCATTTATTGTGTTGTAAATTTTCTTTCAGTTACATATTTTGTACGCCTAAAATTATGCTTTTCTGATTGTATAAATATACAGAGTATGAATAGAAATCATTGGTgagttcaaaattcaaaaccagtGTGCGTTCTCTTTAgtctgatttttttaaaatcttttcGGCCTCAATCTTGTTGAAGCTTTTTGAAAGGTACTGAGGAATATAAATTGGTGGAAAGAAGTATCTGACTAACTTGTAACTAATCAGCGTGACAAAGCTGGAATGGCTTCTCCTTGGACAAACAGTTTCTTTGGATGAGAAATTAAGTAGATATTCAAATCGGGAGGTAAATAACTAAATataaaagaatttgatatttACTAATTTACAAAAAACtaatattgaaatatttttatcaaaaaattattaagTAGAAGCAGAAGATGATATATTGTTTTATTGAGTCTCTTTTCCATGTTTTCTTTTCAGGTGGGAGAAGCAGCAGCAGCGGCAGCAGAGCCAGCACAGTATGACTTTGAATTGTACAATCTAGTTGCTAAACTAATTATTTAATTTGCGAGGTGGTGGTCGGCAAAATAACAGACACTTTTACATTTACGTGGCATGATGTGCATGGCCTGTGGTGCAACTTATTTTTGAGGACTGCTACGTTGTTTGCTCAGCACTAATGACCGAGAAGCCATTGGTATTCAGGTGGGGGCCATCTCAAACTAGCTTATCAGGGTATAAATACAGAATTAAAAAGAAGAGATATGAGTTTGATGTATTATTAACAAGTATAGATATGTTGTTATTCTGCTAGGGAGAACTGGTCCAGCTAATATTGTTAAAGAGCTTTTCTACCATAGCAAAAACATTGTGAGGATTCGTGCGGTCTTGTATTTAAtctcatatcggttattcgtcgAAAAGATTTTAAGGATTTATACAAAACtaagaaaccaaaaaaataacTTCCGACTATCCATTTTGGACGAAGTTCTAAATTGTACAAACGGTATTAGAGCGAATTTGGCTTATATTTTATATAGAATAGGGGACATTGAACCACATATTTATTGAGATTGACCACGTACTAATCATAGTGCTTGTGCgtagatttgaatttttagattgACAAAAACGTCAGAACTTGATAAAAAAAAGTATGCGAAGATATGTACCGTCGTGTATTTAGTCTTACATcgattatttataaaaaaatattaaatatttatataaaattaaaaaattagaaaaaaataattttgacttGCTATTTGGGTCAATTTGACCGCCGCCCCAGCCTGTGCTGGTTTTGGGTGGAGTTTGGCTACGGGACGCGAGAAAAGTGCATCAATGATCGGGCAATCAATGGCTCACCGAGGTCAATGTACACTGCCTTAAATCACAATAATTGTGTGTCCAGTTGATCCGCCTGTTTATATACATAtagaatatttttaaattatatatatagtaaaaattatataattaggAGGCTCTTAACCTatgtattaaataatttaaaaatataaaattaaatattatttaaactGTTTATTTTTGAACTTCTTGATATTTTCAAACCAGCACAAATACATGtagacatgcatatatatatatatatatatatatatatatatatatatatatatatatatatatatatagacacacatacatacatattataataattcagaaaaaaaattgcatgctaTCCAACTATACGAATTGACCCGGATTGTACCGATCACTATGTGCCTCTGCTGTCGTCTTCCAAGCTGTTTGTTTCGTTTCGTCAGGTCCATATTGCGACCACCGCCGAGCAACTTTCTAGGACCCGAAATCTCAAATGAGAGTTTGAAACCATATGGTGCGAGTCTGCGAGACAGCTCTGTGCCGAGTAATCGCATCAAATCCAAACCGTCcaaaaagaaacaaacaaaagGAGAGATGCTTCGCACATATGCCAAGTCCCCATCCTATCTATCTTAATTATTTGTCAAGATGCTCCTGACAGAAGCAGAggattatttaattatttttctgccCTTCGAATTCAACGAAGGTGTCAACTTAGTTATACTTATATGGTTTTATTTGGTTGCAAAATAAAGCTATCCCACAACAGTGGAAGCTGAGAAATAAATTCGGATAAAAAATGAACAAATAACTTCATCGccttaaaaaaagaaagggggagggtCTGCGAGGCACGAGCAAGATTGTATATAATATCCTTTCAAGAATAAAAAGCCTGTTTTTAGCCTTCAGTCGTATGAAAAAGCAAGTCAGAGGATTCAAGTCCCAAAATATGCTTTCTACTATCCCAATAGCATCACCAAACTCCATCAATGAGGTGATGCAACAAAAGAGCATATAATCTTATCTGGATGCTACCATCCAGTAGCTAGACAACAATTATAACCATAGAAGCTATGatcttctctttctttatatTTCTAGCATCTTTGCCCGGAAAAAGAATCTATAAAAGCTCTTCGGTCTCTGTTGTCAGCTGGCCTGGCTCGCGCTCTTTTTGTTCTTTCAGCTGACGATTACATCATGGCAAAGGTCACGGCAGATAGGCTGAAAACGACACATCTGGCGATGAATTGAAACGACTGGAAGAAAGTTAAAACACTTTCAATCTGATTCAAAGTGTTTATAAAGCTTTATTTGGAATGGAGCAGGGTGCGACCTCCGTTATCACACATCCGAGAAAATAACTATGGGTGGGTGGCAACAGAGATCTGGTTAGGAAAATGAAGACTGCGGggattgaaaaaaattaaagaaaaagactTATTAAATCATGCAAGTGTTCACTTACAAGAGGATTTAAAGAATGCGGTTGtccattcattttttttcctccaaattCCATTTTTTTCCTCATACCTACTCTTCTATCATGCTGATCATTGAAACAACAGATGCCCAATTTACTCAAGAAAGGCctgccactctctctctctctctctctctctctctctctctctctcaatgggATTGATACAAAAGAGAAGGGTAACATGCATGCAGCCAAGCCATGCTGTATTATAGATACCAGAAAGGCTGATTTTGTTGTTGTCTCCATCGATACTTTCTATTTATCCAGCTTTTGGTGTCCGTTCATATCTCTGTTGGGTTTCTGCAAGTTCTGCTCTGAGGGTTTGCTATCACTAGACTCCTCAGCGTTGCTTGGTTTGCCCTGGAGTATAGTAAATTGCCAAAAAAAGCTTCAGTAAATctggaatcaaaagaagcatAAGCTggagaaaaaatagaagcaCCAGAGGAGCTACTATGAGATTAGCTTCTAATCTGAAAACACTAAAGGACTTTTAGAAGAaaatcacttctttttttttttaatctcttgAGGGAAAGAAGATAATCACTTCTTAAGAAACAAAAGTTTGCAACTCAAAGCTATTTAGTCAGAACAACCGAGTTAAGGAACCTTGACGCACAAATTCACCTTGAACATCATGTTTCACGCTTTCCTTCAACAAACCTTTGGTTTTATGGAAATTCCTCTTTAGATTATGAAGCCGTTAAGCTGGCCAATGAAGAAACAAAATGAGTTCCAACGAACATCTA containing:
- the LOC103696297 gene encoding WRKY transcription factor 44 isoform X1, encoding MQDAEKIAAARPVASRPYNSNLRSFSELLADAMNASPATSFAEATVAIRPKTLRFKPPPNAAPAEVSSLDNISESDAFNLSDKSSTKISKADYKTRVLCKPAARVVSRTTASRLANLGNFDASHKKTAMGVEAPVHVLEQEKHQFQYKPTLNCQQNSSPPMAKNQFYEPSNSVPPNTQQDPRTQQPAAGGDRPSFDGYNWRKYGQKQVKGSECPRSYYKCTHPNCPVKKKVERSLDGQIVEIVYKGEHNHPKPQPPKRLSSGSQGQTVVSEGHGRESGNPLWKRHLVGGNVSDGQVENGNEISLPDTTSRLGLAHFSHDLPLATSYNSVAKNPDTIGGLSGASEVGNATASLDNDKPNYKRRKNEDQVGGAGTITEGVAEPHSATQTSVESDVSGDGFHWRKYGQKVVKGNLYPRSYYRCTTPNCNVRKYVEKASDDSGSFVTTYEGKHNHTMPAKKTNLAASDPDAVGLNNSRIKQSPTWKRI
- the LOC103696297 gene encoding WRKY transcription factor 44 isoform X2, producing the protein MQDAEKIAAARPVASRPYNSNLRSFSELLADAMNASPATSFAEATVAIRPKTLRFKPPPNAAPAEVSSLDNISESDAFNLSDKSSTKISKADYKTRVLCKPAARVVSRTTASRLANLGNFDASHKKTAMGVEAPVHVLEQEKHQFQYKPTLNCQQNSSPPMAKNQFYEPSNSVPPNTQQDPRTQQPAAGGDRPSFDGYNWRKYGQKQVKGSECPRSYYKCTHPNCPVKKKVERSLDGQIVEIVYKGEHNHPKPQPPKRLSSGSQGQTVVSEGHGRESGNPLWKRHLVGGNVSDGQVENGNEISLPDTTSRLGLAHFSHDLPLATSYNSVAKNPDTIGGLSGASEVGNATASLDNDKPNYKRRKNEDQVGGAGTITEGVAEPHSATQTSVESDVSGDGFHWRKYGQKVVKGNLYPRSYYRCTTPNCNVRKYVEKASDDSGSFVTTYEGKHNHTMPAKKTNLAASDPDANQAISNLETNLMVKEF